The Nitrogeniibacter aestuarii genome has a window encoding:
- the secY gene encoding preprotein translocase subunit SecY, with amino-acid sequence MFLIGALIVYRIGAHIPVPGIDPKALADLFQSQQGGILGVFNLFSGGALSRFTIFALGIMPYISASIIMQLMTVASPQLEALKKEGEAGRRKITQYTRYGTVALALFQAIGISVALEGQPGLVIDPGLMFRFVTVATLVTGTMFLMWLGEQITERGLGNGISLIIFAGIASGLPNAIGGLFELVRTGAMHPFTALFICILVVLVTGVVVFVERGQRKILVNYAKRQVGNKVYGGQSSHLPLKLNMAGVIPPIFASSIILFPATLGQWFGESAGMSWLKDLSSTLSPGQPIYVMLYAAAIVFFCFFYTALVFNAKETADNLKKSGAFVPGIRPGEQTAKYIDRILMRLTFAGAIYITLVCLLPEFLILKWNVPFYFGGTSLLIIVVVTMDFMAQVQAYIMSHQYESLLKKANFKGAGIPMR; translated from the coding sequence ATGTTCCTGATCGGCGCACTGATCGTTTATCGGATCGGTGCGCACATTCCGGTGCCGGGCATTGATCCGAAGGCGCTGGCAGATTTGTTCCAGTCGCAGCAGGGTGGCATCCTCGGGGTGTTCAACCTGTTTTCGGGCGGTGCGCTCTCTCGCTTCACGATCTTTGCATTGGGGATCATGCCGTATATTTCGGCGTCGATCATCATGCAGCTGATGACGGTAGCGTCGCCTCAGCTCGAAGCGCTGAAGAAAGAAGGCGAGGCCGGACGTCGCAAGATCACTCAGTACACGCGTTACGGTACGGTTGCCCTAGCGTTGTTCCAAGCCATCGGTATCTCCGTGGCGCTCGAGGGGCAGCCGGGCCTGGTCATTGATCCGGGTCTGATGTTCCGGTTTGTCACGGTTGCCACGCTGGTGACTGGCACCATGTTCTTGATGTGGCTCGGAGAGCAGATCACGGAGCGGGGGCTTGGCAACGGAATCTCGCTGATCATCTTCGCGGGTATCGCCTCTGGTTTGCCCAATGCGATTGGTGGGTTGTTCGAGCTGGTTCGCACCGGTGCAATGCACCCCTTTACTGCGCTGTTCATTTGCATTCTCGTGGTGCTCGTGACTGGTGTGGTCGTGTTTGTTGAACGGGGGCAGCGGAAGATTCTGGTCAATTACGCCAAGCGCCAGGTTGGCAACAAGGTGTACGGGGGGCAAAGCTCTCATCTGCCTCTGAAGCTGAACATGGCCGGTGTCATTCCGCCAATCTTTGCGTCGAGCATCATCCTGTTCCCGGCAACGCTGGGGCAGTGGTTCGGCGAGTCGGCCGGCATGTCGTGGTTGAAGGATCTTTCTTCAACCCTGTCACCTGGGCAGCCGATATACGTGATGCTTTACGCGGCTGCAATCGTGTTCTTCTGCTTCTTCTACACGGCGTTGGTTTTCAATGCCAAGGAGACGGCGGATAACCTGAAGAAGAGCGGCGCATTCGTGCCCGGGATTCGTCCAGGAGAGCAAACGGCGAAGTACATCGATCGCATCCTGATGCGCTTGACCTTTGCCGGGGCAATCTACATCACCCTGGTGTGTCTGTTGCCCGAGTTTCTGATTTTGAAGTGGAACGTGCCGTTCTACTTCGGGGGTACCTCGCTGTTGATCATCGTGGTCGTGACCATGGATTTCATGGCGCAGGTTCAGGCGTACATCATGTCTCACCAGTATGAAAGTCTTCTCAAGAAGGCTAACTTCAAGGGTGCAGGCATTCCGATGCGGTAA
- the rplR gene encoding 50S ribosomal protein L18, which yields MNKKAVRLRRARKTRAKISELKTVRLTVYRSNQHIYAQIISGCGSQVMASASTNEKGARAENGKGGTVAAAEEVGKRIAERAKAAGVEQVAFDRAGFHYHGRVKALAEAAREAGLKF from the coding sequence ATGAACAAGAAAGCGGTGCGTTTGCGCCGGGCTCGCAAAACTCGAGCCAAAATTTCCGAGCTCAAGACGGTCCGTCTGACGGTCTATCGCTCCAATCAGCACATCTATGCCCAGATCATTTCCGGCTGCGGCTCTCAGGTCATGGCATCTGCCTCGACCAACGAGAAAGGTGCCCGTGCCGAGAATGGCAAGGGTGGCACCGTCGCAGCGGCCGAAGAGGTTGGCAAGCGTATCGCCGAACGTGCGAAAGCTGCTGGCGTAGAGCAGGTGGCATTCGACCGTGCTGGTTTCCACTATCACGGCCGCGTCAAGGCGTTGGCTGAGGCGGCTCGCGAAGCCGGCCTCAAGTTCTAA
- the rpsN gene encoding 30S ribosomal protein S14: MAKLALINREEKRAKLVAKYAAKRAALKAQIKDSSLSEEERMSARLKLQQLPRNANPTRQRNRCSLTGRPRGVFRKFGLCRNKLREVAFRGEVPGMTKASW; encoded by the coding sequence ATGGCGAAATTGGCTCTGATCAATCGCGAAGAAAAGCGTGCAAAGCTGGTGGCTAAATATGCCGCCAAGCGCGCTGCTCTGAAAGCGCAAATCAAGGATTCCAGCCTGTCGGAAGAAGAGCGTATGTCTGCTCGCCTTAAGCTGCAGCAGTTGCCGCGCAATGCCAACCCGACGCGTCAGCGCAATCGCTGTTCGCTGACCGGTCGCCCGCGTGGTGTTTTCCGCAAGTTCGGTCTGTGTCGTAACAAGCTGCGTGAAGTGGCATTCCGTGGCGAAGTGCCCGGCATGACCAAGGCGAGCTGGTAA
- the rpmJ gene encoding 50S ribosomal protein L36, with translation MRVQASVKRICRNCKIIRRKGVVRVICTDPRHKQRQG, from the coding sequence ATGAGAGTGCAGGCTTCAGTCAAGCGCATCTGCCGCAACTGCAAGATCATTCGCCGCAAGGGCGTTGTTCGTGTGATTTGCACGGACCCGCGTCACAAGCAGCGCCAAGGTTGA
- the rplP gene encoding 50S ribosomal protein L16: MLQPKRRKYRKEQKGRNTGLATRGNKVSFGEYGLKATGRGRMTSRQIESARRAMTRHIKRGGRIWIRVFPDKPISRKPAEVRMGKGKGNPEYWVAEIQPGKVLYEMDGVDEALAREAFRLAAAKLPFATTFVTRHVG, encoded by the coding sequence ATGCTTCAGCCGAAACGCAGAAAATATCGTAAAGAGCAAAAAGGTCGTAACACTGGCCTGGCGACCCGTGGTAACAAGGTCTCCTTCGGTGAATACGGTCTTAAAGCAACTGGCCGTGGTCGTATGACCTCCCGTCAGATCGAATCCGCGCGTCGCGCCATGACCCGTCACATCAAGCGTGGCGGCCGCATCTGGATCCGCGTCTTCCCGGACAAGCCGATCTCCCGCAAGCCTGCGGAAGTTCGTATGGGTAAGGGAAAGGGGAATCCGGAGTACTGGGTTGCCGAGATTCAGCCGGGCAAGGTCCTGTACGAAATGGATGGTGTTGACGAGGCGCTGGCACGTGAGGCGTTTCGCCTTGCCGCCGCCAAACTGCCGTTCGCGACCACCTTTGTCACGCGGCATGTGGGGTAA
- the rpmD gene encoding 50S ribosomal protein L30: protein MADNKIKVTLVKSVIGTKQSHRATVRGLGLRRLNHTVELVDTPQVRGMINKVRYLVKCEG, encoded by the coding sequence ATGGCTGACAACAAAATCAAGGTAACGCTCGTCAAGAGCGTGATCGGTACCAAGCAGTCTCACCGTGCCACTGTTCGTGGTCTCGGGCTGCGTCGTCTGAACCACACGGTCGAGCTGGTTGATACTCCGCAAGTGCGCGGCATGATCAACAAGGTTCGCTACCTGGTGAAGTGCGAGGGTTAA
- the rplE gene encoding 50S ribosomal protein L5 → MARLQEFYKDTVAPGLAEKFGYKSPMQIPRITKITLNMGVGEAVGDKKVLEHAVGDMTKIAGQKPVVTKARKSIAGFKIRDGYPIGCMVTLRGPRMFEFLDRLVTIALPRVRDFRGVGGKGFDGRGNYNLGVKEQIIFPEIEYEKVDAIRGMNISITTTAKTDAEARALLEAFKFPFKN, encoded by the coding sequence ATGGCACGCTTGCAAGAATTTTACAAGGACACCGTTGCTCCGGGTCTGGCCGAAAAATTTGGCTATAAGTCGCCGATGCAGATTCCGCGAATCACCAAGATCACTCTGAATATGGGTGTTGGTGAGGCGGTCGGTGACAAGAAGGTGCTTGAGCACGCGGTTGGTGATATGACCAAGATCGCCGGTCAGAAACCGGTGGTGACCAAGGCTCGTAAATCGATCGCTGGCTTCAAAATTCGCGATGGATACCCGATTGGTTGCATGGTGACCCTGCGCGGTCCGCGCATGTTCGAATTCCTGGATCGTCTGGTGACGATCGCGCTGCCGCGTGTCCGCGATTTTCGCGGTGTTGGCGGTAAGGGCTTTGACGGTCGTGGCAACTACAACCTGGGTGTCAAAGAGCAGATCATTTTCCCGGAAATCGAATACGAGAAAGTGGATGCGATCCGTGGCATGAACATCAGTATCACCACGACGGCGAAAACGGATGCCGAGGCGCGTGCGCTCCTCGAGGCATTCAAGTTCCCGTTCAAGAATTGA
- the rpsE gene encoding 30S ribosomal protein S5, translated as MAKQQTKRAQAAEERDDSLREKMVAINRVTKVVKGGRILGFAALTVVGDGDGGVGMGKGKAREVPVAVQKAMDEARRKMAKVSLKEGTLHHAVVGRHGAATVLMQPAPHGTGIIAGGPMRAVFEVMGVTDIICKCIGSSNPYNVVRATLNGLFAVRTPAQIAAKRGKSVEELIG; from the coding sequence ATGGCTAAACAGCAAACCAAGCGCGCCCAGGCAGCCGAAGAGCGGGACGATTCCCTGCGCGAAAAGATGGTGGCGATCAATCGCGTCACCAAGGTTGTCAAGGGTGGTCGTATTCTCGGCTTCGCAGCACTGACGGTTGTCGGCGACGGCGACGGCGGTGTCGGCATGGGCAAGGGCAAGGCACGTGAAGTGCCGGTCGCCGTCCAGAAGGCCATGGACGAAGCCCGCCGCAAGATGGCGAAGGTATCCCTGAAAGAAGGGACTCTGCACCATGCAGTGGTCGGTCGGCACGGTGCCGCTACCGTCCTGATGCAGCCGGCTCCGCACGGTACCGGCATCATCGCCGGCGGTCCGATGCGTGCCGTCTTCGAAGTCATGGGTGTGACCGACATCATCTGCAAGTGCATTGGCTCGTCTAACCCGTACAACGTCGTTCGCGCGACGTTGAACGGCCTGTTCGCCGTGCGCACGCCGGCCCAGATTGCTGCCAAACGCGGCAAGTCGGTCGAAGAGTTGATTGGGTGA
- the rpmC gene encoding 50S ribosomal protein L29 yields MKASELRAKSVEELNTELLELLKAQFSLRMQHATQQLNNTSQLGKVRRDIARVRTLLREKAVQQ; encoded by the coding sequence ATGAAAGCAAGTGAACTCCGCGCGAAAAGCGTAGAAGAACTGAATACGGAATTGCTGGAGCTGCTCAAGGCTCAATTCAGCCTGCGCATGCAGCACGCGACCCAGCAGTTGAACAACACCAGCCAACTGGGCAAGGTGCGTCGCGACATCGCACGTGTCCGCACCCTGTTGCGTGAAAAGGCGGTTCAGCAATGA
- the rplN gene encoding 50S ribosomal protein L14, translating into MIQMQTILNVADNSGARSVMCIKVLGGSKRRYAGVGDIIKVAVKEAVPRGRVKKGDVYNAVVVRTAKGVRRPDGALIKFDGNAAVLLNTKLEPIGTRIFGPVTRELRTERFMKIVSLAPEVL; encoded by the coding sequence ATGATTCAAATGCAGACGATTCTGAACGTCGCCGACAATTCGGGCGCGCGTTCGGTGATGTGCATCAAGGTGCTGGGCGGCTCCAAGCGTCGCTACGCCGGAGTGGGTGACATCATCAAGGTTGCGGTCAAAGAGGCGGTGCCTCGCGGTCGCGTTAAAAAGGGTGACGTGTACAACGCCGTTGTTGTTCGTACGGCCAAGGGCGTTCGCCGTCCGGATGGTGCCCTGATCAAGTTTGACGGCAATGCTGCTGTGTTGCTGAACACCAAGCTGGAGCCGATTGGCACCCGTATCTTCGGGCCGGTGACGCGTGAGTTGCGTACCGAGCGCTTCATGAAGATCGTGTCCCTCGCTCCTGAAGTGCTTTAA
- the rpsK gene encoding 30S ribosomal protein S11: protein MAKTATKVRKKVKKNVAEGIAHIHASFNNTIITITDRQGNALSWATAGGAGFKGSRKSTPFAAQVAAEAAGKAAQECGIKNLEVRIKGPGPGRESSVRALNALGIKVSSITDITPIPHNGCRPPKKRRI from the coding sequence ATGGCTAAGACTGCTACCAAAGTTCGCAAGAAGGTCAAAAAGAACGTTGCCGAAGGCATCGCTCACATTCATGCGAGCTTCAACAACACGATCATCACCATCACGGATCGCCAGGGTAACGCCCTGTCGTGGGCGACCGCTGGTGGTGCTGGCTTCAAGGGCTCGCGCAAGAGCACGCCTTTCGCAGCCCAGGTGGCTGCCGAAGCGGCTGGCAAGGCTGCTCAGGAATGCGGCATCAAGAATCTGGAAGTGCGCATCAAGGGCCCGGGCCCTGGCCGTGAGTCTTCCGTGCGTGCTCTGAATGCGCTGGGTATCAAGGTGAGCAGCATCACCGATATCACACCGATTCCGCACAATGGTTGCCGGCCGCCCAAGAAGCGCCGTATCTAA
- the rpsQ gene encoding 30S ribosomal protein S17 — MSQETVKATRTLYGKVVSDKMQKTVTVLVERRVKHPLYGKVIVRSAKYHAHDEDGVAAAGDTVEIQECRPISRSKSWRVSRVVEKARII; from the coding sequence ATGAGTCAGGAAACTGTGAAAGCAACCCGTACGCTGTACGGCAAGGTTGTCAGCGACAAGATGCAGAAGACGGTAACTGTGCTGGTTGAGCGCCGCGTGAAGCACCCGCTGTATGGCAAGGTGATCGTGCGTTCCGCGAAATACCACGCACATGATGAAGACGGTGTGGCCGCTGCAGGCGATACTGTGGAGATTCAGGAGTGCCGTCCGATCTCCCGCTCGAAGTCCTGGCGCGTGTCGCGCGTTGTGGAAAAAGCGCGCATCATCTAA
- the rplV gene encoding 50S ribosomal protein L22, with protein METKAILRGVRLSAQKGRLVADQIRGKSVEQALNILAFSPKKGAKIIKKVVESAIANAEHNDGADIDALKVKTIHVEEGMTLKRFTARAKGRGNRILKPTCHVFVTVGD; from the coding sequence ATGGAAACTAAAGCCATTCTCCGCGGTGTGCGCCTGAGCGCCCAGAAGGGTCGTCTCGTGGCGGACCAGATTCGCGGCAAATCCGTCGAGCAGGCCCTGAACATCCTGGCTTTCTCGCCGAAAAAAGGCGCCAAGATCATCAAGAAGGTGGTCGAGTCGGCTATCGCAAATGCAGAACACAACGACGGTGCAGACATCGACGCGCTCAAGGTGAAGACCATTCACGTTGAGGAAGGCATGACGCTCAAGCGCTTCACGGCGCGCGCGAAAGGCCGCGGCAACCGCATCCTCAAACCGACCTGCCACGTGTTCGTCACGGTGGGTGACTAA
- the rpsS gene encoding 30S ribosomal protein S19, with translation MTRSLKKGPFIDAHLLKKVDAARVSNDKRPIKTWSRRSTILPDFIGLTIAVHNGRQHVPVFVTENMVGHKLGEFALTRTFKGHLDSKKSKR, from the coding sequence ATGACTCGTTCTCTGAAAAAAGGCCCGTTCATCGACGCGCACCTTCTCAAGAAGGTGGATGCGGCGCGGGTAAGTAACGACAAGCGACCGATCAAGACCTGGTCGCGTCGTTCCACGATCCTTCCGGATTTCATTGGCCTGACCATCGCTGTTCACAACGGCCGTCAGCACGTGCCCGTGTTCGTGACTGAAAACATGGTTGGCCACAAGCTTGGCGAATTTGCCCTGACCCGTACGTTCAAGGGGCATCTCGACAGCAAGAAGTCCAAGCGCTAA
- the rplO gene encoding 50S ribosomal protein L15, whose protein sequence is MKLNTIKPAEGAKHASKRVGRGIGSGLGKTAGRGHKGQKSRAGGFHKVGFEGGQMPIQRRLPKRGFVSLMKGRKAEVRLSELDRLPVDEIDMLVLKQAGVIAADAITAKVILSGEITRKVTIKGVGVTKGAKAAIEAAGGSIAA, encoded by the coding sequence ATGAAACTCAATACCATCAAGCCGGCCGAAGGCGCCAAGCATGCTTCCAAGCGTGTTGGTCGCGGTATCGGTTCCGGTCTCGGCAAAACCGCTGGTCGGGGCCACAAGGGTCAGAAGTCCCGCGCTGGCGGCTTTCACAAAGTCGGTTTTGAAGGCGGTCAGATGCCGATTCAGCGTCGACTGCCCAAGCGCGGTTTCGTGTCGCTGATGAAAGGTCGTAAGGCTGAGGTTCGCCTCTCCGAGCTCGATCGGTTGCCGGTGGACGAAATCGACATGCTGGTGCTGAAGCAGGCCGGCGTTATCGCTGCCGACGCAATCACTGCCAAAGTCATTCTTTCGGGCGAAATCACCCGTAAAGTGACGATCAAGGGTGTTGGTGTGACCAAGGGTGCCAAGGCTGCCATTGAGGCTGCCGGCGGTTCCATCGCGGCTTAA
- the infA gene encoding translation initiation factor IF-1: MAKEDVIEMQGEVLENLPNATFRVRLENGHEVLGHISGKMRMHYIRILPGDRVTVQLTPYDLTKGRIVFRSK; encoded by the coding sequence ATGGCGAAGGAAGACGTCATTGAGATGCAGGGGGAGGTGCTTGAAAACCTCCCGAACGCGACCTTCCGGGTGCGTCTGGAAAACGGCCACGAAGTACTGGGGCATATTTCCGGAAAGATGCGTATGCATTACATCCGGATTTTGCCCGGGGATCGTGTCACTGTGCAGCTGACCCCGTACGACCTGACAAAAGGGCGGATTGTTTTCCGCTCCAAGTAA
- the rplX gene encoding 50S ribosomal protein L24 produces the protein MNKIRTGDEVIVLAGKDRGRRGSVLRRVDDERVVVEGVNRVKKHVRPNPMKGEVGGIIEKEMPIHVSNVALFNPASQKGDRVGVKTLEDGRKVRVFKSNGELVDA, from the coding sequence ATGAACAAGATTCGTACTGGCGACGAAGTTATCGTCCTGGCCGGCAAGGATCGCGGTCGCCGTGGTTCCGTGCTGCGTCGTGTTGATGATGAGCGCGTTGTTGTCGAGGGCGTCAATCGTGTCAAGAAACACGTTCGTCCGAACCCGATGAAGGGTGAAGTGGGTGGCATTATCGAGAAGGAAATGCCGATTCATGTTTCCAATGTTGCGCTGTTCAACCCGGCCTCCCAGAAGGGTGATCGCGTGGGTGTGAAGACGCTTGAGGATGGCCGCAAGGTTCGCGTCTTCAAGTCGAACGGCGAACTGGTCGACGCGTAA
- the rpsD gene encoding 30S ribosomal protein S4: MARNLDPKCRQCRREGEKLFLKGEKCFTDKCAIERRAYAPGQHGQRSGQRMSGYGVQLREKQKIRRLYGVLERQFRKVYAEADRRKGQTGENLLQLLEGRLDSVAYRMGFGISRAEARQVVRHNGVLVNGRRVNIPSFNVKPGDVVELTESTRGTLRVKAALEAAEGRGFPEWIEVDVKAGKGTFKAYPQRAELPATLNEGLVVELYSR, encoded by the coding sequence GTGGCTCGCAATCTTGATCCCAAGTGCCGCCAGTGCCGTCGCGAGGGCGAAAAGCTCTTCCTGAAAGGCGAAAAGTGCTTTACCGACAAGTGCGCTATCGAGCGCCGCGCGTATGCGCCGGGTCAGCATGGTCAACGTTCCGGTCAGCGTATGTCTGGTTACGGCGTGCAACTGCGCGAGAAGCAGAAGATTCGTCGCCTCTACGGCGTGCTTGAGCGTCAGTTCCGCAAGGTGTACGCGGAAGCTGATCGCCGCAAGGGGCAGACCGGTGAAAACCTGCTTCAGCTGCTCGAAGGGCGTCTGGATTCTGTCGCATACCGCATGGGTTTTGGTATTTCCCGTGCTGAAGCGCGCCAGGTGGTCCGTCACAATGGCGTCCTCGTGAACGGGCGCCGTGTGAATATTCCGTCCTTCAACGTGAAGCCGGGCGACGTGGTCGAGCTGACGGAAAGCACCCGTGGCACGCTGCGAGTCAAGGCTGCTCTCGAGGCTGCGGAAGGTCGCGGTTTTCCTGAGTGGATCGAGGTGGATGTCAAGGCTGGCAAGGGTACCTTCAAAGCTTATCCGCAACGCGCCGAACTGCCTGCGACCCTCAACGAAGGTCTGGTGGTCGAACTTTATTCCCGCTAA
- the rpsH gene encoding 30S ribosomal protein S8, with the protein MSMSDPIADMLTRIRNGQMAQKASVVMPSSKLKVAIAKVLQEEGYIDGFSVREGEGKPELDVTLKYYAGEPVIERIERVSKPGLRVYKGSNDLPRVMNGLGVAIVSTPKGVMTDRAARANRVGGEVICIVA; encoded by the coding sequence ATGAGTATGTCCGATCCGATCGCCGATATGCTGACCCGCATCCGTAATGGCCAAATGGCTCAGAAGGCTTCCGTGGTGATGCCTTCATCAAAGCTGAAAGTGGCTATCGCCAAGGTGCTTCAGGAAGAAGGCTATATCGACGGTTTCAGCGTTCGCGAAGGCGAAGGCAAGCCCGAGCTCGACGTAACGCTCAAGTACTATGCCGGCGAACCGGTTATTGAGCGAATCGAGCGTGTTTCCAAGCCGGGTCTGCGTGTTTACAAGGGTAGCAACGACCTGCCGCGCGTGATGAACGGCTTGGGTGTTGCCATTGTTTCTACGCCGAAGGGCGTGATGACTGATCGTGCCGCGCGTGCCAATCGCGTCGGCGGTGAAGTCATCTGCATCGTCGCGTAA
- the rpsM gene encoding 30S ribosomal protein S13: MARIAGVNIPNHKHAEIALTAIFGVGRTRAQQICDAAGVERSAKMKDLTETDMERLREAVGQFVVEGDLRREVTMSIKRLMDLSCYRGLRHRRGLPCRGQRTRTNARTRKGPRKAIAGKK; this comes from the coding sequence ATGGCCCGTATTGCTGGGGTAAACATTCCCAATCACAAACATGCCGAAATCGCACTGACTGCGATTTTTGGTGTCGGCCGTACCCGCGCGCAGCAAATCTGCGATGCGGCAGGCGTTGAGCGTTCCGCGAAGATGAAGGATCTGACCGAGACCGACATGGAGCGTCTGCGTGAAGCGGTCGGTCAGTTTGTCGTCGAAGGTGATCTGCGTCGCGAAGTGACGATGAGCATCAAGCGCCTGATGGACCTGAGCTGCTACCGCGGCCTGCGCCACCGTCGTGGCCTGCCGTGTCGTGGTCAGCGTACCCGCACCAATGCTCGTACCCGCAAGGGTCCGCGCAAGGCGATTGCCGGCAAGAAGTGA
- the rpsC gene encoding 30S ribosomal protein S3, which yields MGQKIHPTGFRLPVTRDWTARWYANKQDFAKTLADDLAVRDFLKKKLAHASVGRVLIERPAKNARITLYSARPGVVIGKKGEDIEKLKAELQKMMGVQVHVNIEEVRKPETDAQLIADSIAQQLERRIMFRRAMKRAIQNAMRLGVQGIKIMSAGRLNGIEIARTEWYREGRVPLHTLRANIDYGTSEAKTTYGIIGIKVWVYKGEVLGRNEQPAAGENENEPRRSRRGRGDGEGRNARRGGRRDAERNEGAESRSE from the coding sequence ATGGGACAGAAAATTCATCCTACCGGTTTCCGCCTCCCCGTCACACGTGACTGGACGGCGCGCTGGTATGCCAACAAGCAGGATTTCGCCAAGACGCTCGCTGACGATCTCGCGGTGCGTGATTTCCTCAAGAAGAAGCTTGCACACGCATCCGTCGGGCGTGTCCTCATCGAGCGCCCAGCGAAGAATGCGCGCATCACGTTGTATTCGGCTCGTCCGGGTGTCGTGATCGGCAAGAAAGGCGAAGACATCGAGAAGCTCAAGGCCGAGCTTCAGAAGATGATGGGCGTGCAGGTTCACGTCAATATCGAAGAAGTGCGCAAGCCGGAGACGGATGCGCAGCTGATCGCCGATTCGATCGCTCAGCAGCTCGAGCGCCGTATCATGTTCCGTCGTGCCATGAAGCGCGCCATCCAGAACGCCATGCGTCTGGGCGTGCAGGGCATCAAGATCATGAGTGCGGGTCGATTGAACGGTATCGAAATTGCCCGTACCGAGTGGTATCGCGAAGGTCGTGTGCCTCTGCACACCCTGCGCGCGAACATCGACTACGGCACTTCGGAAGCCAAGACCACCTACGGCATCATCGGCATCAAGGTGTGGGTCTACAAGGGCGAAGTCCTGGGCCGCAACGAACAGCCGGCCGCTGGTGAAAATGAAAACGAGCCGCGTCGTTCACGCCGTGGCCGTGGCGATGGCGAAGGGCGCAATGCTCGTCGTGGCGGTCGTCGCGATGCTGAGCGCAACGAAGGCGCCGAGAGCAGGAGTGAATAA
- the rplF gene encoding 50S ribosomal protein L6 encodes MSRVAKNPISLPSGVEVKIAGGEISVKGPLGQLSRPVHPAVTVAQEDGALVCSANDGSKISRSMSGTMRALVNNMVVGVSKGFERKLNLVGVGYRAQAQGKKLNLSLGFSHPVEHELPDGVTAETPSQTEIVIKGTDKQLVGQIAAEVRAYRPPEPYKGKGVRYSDERVVIRETKKK; translated from the coding sequence ATGTCTCGAGTAGCTAAGAATCCGATCTCGTTGCCGTCTGGCGTCGAGGTCAAGATTGCAGGCGGCGAGATCAGCGTGAAGGGCCCGCTGGGTCAGCTGAGCCGCCCGGTGCACCCTGCAGTGACGGTCGCCCAGGAAGACGGTGCGCTCGTTTGCTCTGCAAACGACGGTAGCAAGATCTCCCGTTCGATGTCTGGCACGATGCGCGCTCTGGTCAACAACATGGTTGTTGGCGTGAGCAAGGGTTTCGAGCGCAAGCTGAACCTGGTTGGCGTGGGTTATCGCGCTCAGGCTCAGGGCAAGAAGCTGAACCTCAGCCTCGGTTTCTCCCATCCGGTCGAGCATGAATTGCCGGACGGTGTGACCGCTGAGACCCCTTCCCAGACAGAAATTGTTATCAAGGGAACGGACAAACAACTGGTTGGTCAGATCGCCGCTGAAGTGCGTGCGTACCGTCCGCCCGAGCCCTACAAAGGCAAGGGTGTTCGTTACTCCGACGAGCGTGTTGTGATCCGGGAAACCAAGAAGAAGTAA